The following coding sequences lie in one Niabella agricola genomic window:
- a CDS encoding ABC transporter permease, which produces MLRRPLEIISSSFRMAMQELWKNKLRTFLSLFGITIGIFCIIGVLATVNSLQQNIQNEIKTLGSNTIYVDKWDYGGGPDYPWWKYVNRPVPRYDEVKPIKERTPNARYVAFTLQGKGNVEFSGYLLNGVNVYSVSEEYIKIQPLTMGFGRFISDAEFNYGTNVAVIGYEIAEKLFNEPELAVNKIITIAGKKIMVAGVIEKQGKQMIGGWGFDQSVILPFLFGRTIYNEEKTDPVIMVQGREQITSKGLKDELMVTMRSLHKLSPKQEDNFALNDINDIGDQVEEAFAGLNIGGAVIGGISLIVGLFGVANIMFVTVKERTSQIGLKKALGAKRQIILTEFLLESAFLCMLGGLIGLFLVYLLAQILSRALDFPVFISIGNMIWTFLICVIVGVVAGIVPAVQAAKMNPVVAIRS; this is translated from the coding sequence ATGTTAAGGCGCCCACTGGAAATCATAAGCAGTAGTTTTCGTATGGCCATGCAGGAGTTATGGAAAAACAAGCTGCGTACCTTCCTGTCGCTTTTCGGTATCACCATTGGTATCTTTTGCATCATCGGGGTTCTGGCTACAGTAAACAGCCTGCAACAAAACATACAGAATGAAATAAAGACTCTGGGATCCAATACGATCTATGTGGATAAATGGGATTATGGGGGCGGACCGGACTATCCCTGGTGGAAATATGTGAACCGGCCGGTTCCCCGTTACGATGAAGTAAAGCCGATTAAAGAGCGGACGCCTAATGCCCGGTATGTGGCTTTTACCCTGCAGGGGAAGGGTAACGTGGAGTTTTCGGGGTACCTGTTAAACGGAGTGAACGTGTATAGTGTGAGCGAAGAATACATCAAGATCCAGCCGCTGACCATGGGATTTGGTCGATTTATTTCTGATGCTGAGTTTAACTATGGTACCAATGTGGCTGTGATCGGCTACGAGATCGCTGAAAAGTTGTTTAATGAACCGGAACTGGCGGTTAATAAAATCATCACCATTGCCGGAAAAAAGATCATGGTGGCCGGGGTGATCGAGAAACAGGGGAAGCAGATGATCGGTGGCTGGGGATTTGATCAAAGCGTGATCCTGCCTTTTCTGTTTGGGCGTACCATCTACAATGAAGAAAAGACGGACCCGGTGATTATGGTGCAGGGCCGGGAGCAGATCACCAGTAAGGGGTTGAAGGATGAGCTGATGGTAACCATGCGAAGCCTTCATAAACTTAGCCCGAAGCAGGAGGATAATTTTGCGTTGAATGATATCAATGATATCGGCGACCAGGTGGAAGAGGCATTTGCGGGATTGAATATCGGAGGGGCCGTGATCGGAGGAATCAGTTTGATCGTTGGGTTGTTTGGCGTGGCCAATATCATGTTTGTTACCGTAAAAGAACGAACTTCGCAGATCGGTTTAAAAAAAGCCCTCGGGGCCAAGCGTCAGATCATCCTCACAGAGTTTTTGCTGGAATCGGCCTTTCTCTGTATGCTGGGCGGGTTGATCGGTTTGTTCCTGGTATACCTGCTGGCACAGATCCTGAGCAGGGCGCTCGATTTCCCGGTATTTATATCCATTGGAAATATGATCTGGACCTTTCTGATCTGCGTAATCGTGGGCGTGGTTGCGGGCATTGTTCCGGCGGTGCAGGCGGCAAAAATGAACCCGGTGGTGGCGATCCGGAGTTGA
- the tsaD gene encoding tRNA (adenosine(37)-N6)-threonylcarbamoyltransferase complex transferase subunit TsaD, which yields MSKINILAIESSCDETSAAVCSDGKILSNRIATQAVHAEHGGVVPELASRAHMQHIVPVVDVALKQSGLQLEEMNAIAFTQAPGLIGSLLVGGQFAKSLSLALNKPLIAVNHMQAHVLANLIPDDKPSFPFLCLTVSGGHTQIVKCVSPTQLEIIGETIDDAAGEAFDKAAKMLGLPYPGGPLVDKYAKEGNPERFQFPEPKIPGYNFSFSGLKTAILYFLRNAGTAQVYKEAFAATTEERQRFIDENLRDICASIQNRIISILLNKLSKAAKDLGIKDLCIAGGVSANSGLRKAFKEMGEQKGWNTFIPDFQYCTDNAGMIAITGYYKYLVHDFADLSVPSMARGF from the coding sequence ATGAGCAAGATCAATATACTGGCAATTGAATCGAGTTGTGACGAAACTTCTGCTGCAGTTTGCAGCGATGGAAAAATATTATCCAACCGGATCGCCACACAGGCGGTACATGCCGAGCATGGGGGCGTCGTTCCGGAGCTGGCATCGCGGGCACATATGCAACACATCGTACCGGTGGTGGATGTAGCCTTAAAGCAAAGCGGTTTGCAGCTGGAGGAGATGAACGCGATCGCCTTTACCCAGGCCCCGGGGCTGATCGGGAGTTTGCTGGTGGGCGGGCAGTTTGCCAAATCGCTGTCGCTGGCATTAAATAAACCATTGATTGCGGTAAACCATATGCAGGCGCATGTACTGGCAAACCTGATTCCTGACGATAAACCATCGTTCCCTTTTCTTTGCTTAACGGTAAGCGGCGGCCATACACAAATCGTAAAATGTGTTTCACCGACTCAACTGGAAATTATCGGAGAAACCATTGATGACGCAGCAGGTGAGGCTTTCGATAAGGCTGCAAAAATGCTGGGGCTGCCTTACCCGGGCGGACCCCTGGTAGATAAATATGCAAAAGAGGGTAACCCGGAGCGCTTTCAGTTTCCCGAGCCAAAAATACCGGGGTACAATTTCAGCTTCAGCGGACTGAAGACCGCTATTCTTTATTTCCTGAGAAACGCAGGTACTGCCCAGGTGTATAAAGAAGCGTTTGCTGCCACCACGGAGGAACGCCAACGTTTTATAGATGAAAACCTGCGGGATATCTGTGCTTCCATTCAGAACCGGATCATCTCAATCTTGTTGAACAAATTGAGCAAGGCTGCAAAAGACCTGGGGATAAAAGATCTTTGTATCGCTGGCGGCGTATCTGCCAATAGCGGGCTGCGCAAGGCTTTCAAGGAAATGGGCGAACAGAAAGGCTGGAATACCTTTATTCCCGATTTTCAGTATTGCACCGACAATGCCGGTATGATCGCCATCACCGGGTACTATAAATACCTGGTGCATGATTTTGCAGATCTGTCGGTGCCCTCTATGGCGCGGGGATTTTAG
- a CDS encoding arylsulfatase yields the protein MKKILLIMTGLFVYVTTITAQQKPNVIYIYADDMGYGELGCYGQQKIKTPHLDQMAAEGMRFIQHYSGTPVCAPARCMLLTGKNGGHSYIRGNYELGGFPDSLEGGQMPLPEGSFTLGHLFKNAGYATAAIGKWGLGSVHTTGHPLLQGFDYFYGYLDQKQAHNYYPTHLWENHTWDTLNNPNIWVHRQLNPQTATDSDFDYFKGNVYSIDKMTEKALGFIRTHRQQPFFLYLPYTIPHVSLQVPEKYINMYKGQFDEKPYYGQNGYAASKYPLSTYAGMITCLDDQVGLIMNEIKKLGLDQNTLILFSSDNGATFNGGVDAAFFNSVQGLRGLKMDVYEGGFREPFIARWPGKIPAGKTSALLSVQYDMMPTFAELIRQRLPYAVNGLSLLPELLGKGTQQQHPYLYFEYPEKGGQVAIRIGKWKGIRTGVQKDKGASWQLYNLETDLRETDDIATRHPGIIQQMQAIATKEHQHPHIKEWEFIDPKFEKAAEAQKR from the coding sequence GTGAAAAAAATACTGCTCATTATGACCGGGCTGTTTGTATATGTTACTACCATCACTGCCCAACAAAAACCCAATGTCATTTACATTTATGCCGATGATATGGGCTACGGGGAATTGGGTTGCTACGGTCAACAAAAAATCAAAACGCCACACCTGGATCAGATGGCCGCCGAGGGCATGCGGTTTATCCAACACTACTCCGGCACACCGGTATGCGCACCGGCACGTTGTATGCTGCTGACCGGAAAAAATGGGGGACATTCCTACATAAGAGGCAACTATGAACTGGGAGGCTTCCCGGACAGTTTGGAAGGCGGCCAGATGCCGCTGCCCGAAGGCAGTTTCACCCTGGGACATCTTTTTAAGAATGCGGGGTATGCAACAGCAGCCATCGGAAAATGGGGCTTGGGATCTGTACATACCACGGGGCACCCATTATTGCAGGGCTTCGATTATTTTTATGGATACCTCGATCAGAAACAGGCGCACAATTACTATCCCACACATCTTTGGGAAAACCATACATGGGACACGCTGAACAACCCCAACATCTGGGTACACCGGCAGCTCAACCCGCAAACCGCCACCGATAGCGACTTTGATTATTTCAAAGGCAATGTGTATTCCATTGATAAGATGACGGAGAAAGCACTGGGGTTTATCCGTACACACCGGCAACAACCTTTCTTTCTTTACCTGCCCTACACCATTCCGCATGTCTCACTGCAGGTACCGGAAAAATACATCAATATGTACAAGGGACAGTTTGATGAAAAGCCCTACTATGGGCAAAATGGCTATGCAGCATCTAAATACCCGCTATCCACCTATGCCGGCATGATTACCTGTCTCGACGACCAGGTAGGCCTCATTATGAATGAGATCAAAAAGCTGGGACTGGATCAAAATACCCTGATCCTGTTCTCCAGCGATAACGGAGCTACTTTTAACGGCGGGGTTGACGCCGCTTTTTTTAACAGCGTACAGGGACTACGCGGTTTGAAAATGGATGTTTATGAAGGCGGCTTCAGGGAGCCCTTTATCGCCCGCTGGCCGGGCAAGATTCCTGCGGGCAAAACCAGTGCCCTGCTTTCCGTGCAATATGATATGATGCCCACATTTGCCGAGCTTATCCGGCAACGGTTGCCCTATGCCGTTAACGGCCTTTCGCTGCTACCGGAGCTATTGGGCAAAGGAACCCAGCAACAACACCCCTATCTTTATTTTGAATATCCTGAAAAGGGAGGTCAGGTGGCAATCCGGATTGGAAAATGGAAAGGCATACGTACCGGTGTACAGAAAGACAAAGGGGCATCCTGGCAGCTTTACAACCTGGAAACAGATTTGCGTGAAACAGATGATATTGCCACTCGGCACCCCGGCATTATCCAACAGATGCAGGCCATTGCAACAAAAGAGCATCAGCATCCGCATATAAAAGAATGGGAATTTATAGACCCGAAATTTGAGAAGGCCGCAGAGGCGCAGAAACGCTGA
- a CDS encoding homoserine O-acetyltransferase family protein yields the protein MQQHVFTYSAPFVLESGVRFQNLRLAYTTYGSINEEQSNIVWIFHALTANSNPHEWWPEMIGAGRAFDPAKDFIICVNMPGSCYGSSSPLDLNPATGEPYYHDFPFFTIRDMARAYQLLQKELGIQKIKIGIGGSTGGQQLLEWAVLDPELFEYIVPLATNAVHSPWGKAFNASQRFAIEADQTWQTKNPEAGLKGMEVARGIALLSYRNATAYNKTQSEHSDEQLEAFRSESYQRYQGTKLAARFNAFSYYALSKSMDSHNLGRGRGGVIKALETIKAKTLALALEGDLLFPPEEQEFLAEHIPGAIEKLIRSDYGHDGFLLEFDQISEAIKKFTTRHAKSVAIK from the coding sequence ATGCAACAACACGTATTTACATATTCAGCTCCCTTTGTATTGGAAAGCGGTGTCCGCTTTCAGAACCTGCGGCTGGCGTATACAACCTATGGCAGCATCAATGAAGAACAATCCAATATTGTATGGATTTTTCATGCGCTGACGGCCAACAGCAACCCGCATGAATGGTGGCCCGAAATGATTGGTGCAGGAAGGGCTTTTGATCCCGCAAAGGATTTTATTATTTGCGTAAATATGCCGGGCAGCTGTTACGGAAGCAGCAGTCCGCTGGATCTGAACCCGGCAACCGGAGAGCCGTACTATCATGACTTTCCGTTCTTCACGATCCGCGACATGGCACGCGCCTACCAGCTGTTACAAAAAGAGCTGGGCATTCAAAAAATCAAGATCGGTATTGGCGGCAGCACCGGTGGTCAACAACTCCTGGAATGGGCGGTACTGGACCCTGAGCTCTTTGAATACATCGTTCCGCTGGCCACCAACGCGGTACATTCGCCCTGGGGGAAAGCCTTTAACGCTTCCCAGCGGTTTGCCATTGAAGCCGATCAAACCTGGCAAACGAAAAATCCGGAAGCAGGATTGAAAGGCATGGAAGTAGCACGGGGTATTGCCCTGCTTTCCTATCGTAATGCTACGGCCTATAATAAAACGCAATCCGAACATTCTGATGAACAACTGGAAGCTTTCCGGAGTGAAAGTTACCAGCGCTACCAGGGCACCAAGCTAGCAGCACGGTTCAATGCGTTCAGCTATTATGCCCTTAGTAAAAGTATGGACAGCCATAACCTGGGCCGCGGCCGTGGCGGCGTGATTAAGGCACTGGAAACCATTAAGGCAAAAACCCTGGCGCTGGCCCTGGAAGGCGATCTGTTATTTCCCCCGGAAGAACAGGAATTTTTAGCCGAACATATTCCCGGAGCGATTGAGAAACTGATCCGCTCCGACTACGGGCACGACGGATTCCTGCTGGAATTTGACCAGATATCAGAGGCAATAAAAAAATTCACAACCCGTCATGCCAAGAGCGTGGCGATAAAATAA
- a CDS encoding GNAT family N-acetyltransferase, which produces MFTIRQLNNADIPQVIELILHIQQVEFNVPVTLEGQPDLQDIERFYIEPGGNFWGAFSGSTLAGTIALIRAEAQTGVIRKMFVKKEYRGAQPGIARELLDTLIRYCRQQQIKTLYLGTVHLLKAAMRFYEKQGFTPVAETELPSFFPRMPVDNRFYTLSLKNP; this is translated from the coding sequence ATGTTTACAATCCGGCAACTGAACAACGCCGATATACCGCAGGTTATCGAATTGATCTTACACATCCAGCAGGTAGAATTCAATGTACCCGTTACGCTGGAAGGCCAGCCTGATCTGCAGGATATTGAACGCTTCTATATAGAACCCGGCGGAAATTTCTGGGGTGCTTTTTCCGGCAGCACCCTGGCCGGCACCATTGCCCTGATCCGCGCCGAAGCACAAACCGGTGTGATCCGGAAAATGTTTGTAAAAAAAGAATACCGGGGTGCGCAGCCAGGAATAGCCCGGGAACTGCTGGATACCCTGATCCGCTATTGCCGGCAACAGCAGATTAAAACCCTTTACCTGGGCACGGTTCACCTGCTAAAAGCTGCAATGCGGTTTTATGAAAAGCAGGGCTTTACCCCGGTAGCCGAGACGGAACTTCCCTCCTTTTTTCCAAGGATGCCGGTTGACAACCGGTTTTATACCCTTTCACTTAAAAACCCATAA
- a CDS encoding MarR family transcriptional regulator, with protein sequence MHIIDEAGILALATRLQRLSERIRKQGHEVYQACGIDFDPKWFPVIYALHKKSVLGVMELAGEIGYTHPSTISLLKELEKKKLIRSKKHPADERKRLLSLSSQGQLLVAKMQPVWTLLVQAITQVTDTRNNLFKSIVEVEQQLGQTALVDAALQLQQKRTGG encoded by the coding sequence ATGCATATAATTGACGAAGCGGGCATCCTGGCACTGGCCACCCGGCTACAGCGACTGAGCGAGCGCATCCGCAAACAGGGACATGAAGTATACCAGGCCTGCGGCATTGACTTTGACCCCAAATGGTTTCCCGTGATTTACGCGCTTCATAAAAAAAGCGTGCTGGGTGTAATGGAGCTGGCGGGGGAAATCGGATACACCCACCCTTCTACCATCAGTCTTTTAAAGGAGCTGGAGAAAAAAAAGCTGATCCGTTCAAAAAAACACCCGGCCGACGAGCGAAAACGCCTCCTGAGCCTTTCTTCCCAGGGGCAGTTACTGGTAGCAAAAATGCAGCCGGTATGGACATTGCTGGTGCAGGCCATTACACAGGTAACCGATACACGGAACAACCTGTTTAAATCCATTGTGGAAGTAGAGCAACAGCTGGGCCAGACCGCATTGGTAGATGCTGCATTACAGTTGCAGCAGAAAAGAACCGGCGGCTAA
- the pckA gene encoding phosphoenolpyruvate carboxykinase (ATP) — protein sequence MLTKPFEIPGKQLKAAGLNLNNQIHYQLSPDELVDDALMNHQGRLNDTGALVISTGRFTGRSPRDKFVVKDAVTAATIDWGNFNNPIEEFYFDRILEDVRNYLNSRKELWVRDAYACAAPEYRLNIRVVNELPWMNLFAHHLFLRPSEEELEHFEPDWHILSAPSLELDPVRCGTRQGNTTVVSFKHKMILIAGSAYTGEIKKGVFSILNYLLPQTRGVLSMHCAANKGKKGDTALFFGLSGTGKTTLSTDPDRKLIGDDEHGWDDNGVFNFEGGCYAKCIGLSAEKEPEIYRAVRKGALVENVSFFPGTNRINFDDASVTENTRVAYPIDFVENSVPEGTGGIPRNLFFLTCDAYGVLPPIARLSREQALYYFISGYTAKVAGTETGVTEPKATFSACFGAPFLPLHPARYATMLGDRIAQHGVKVWMVNTGWTGGAYGTGSRMKLADSRAMIRAALNGSLDNVIYHKDPVFGLMIPGTCPGVDPNVLNPSQTWQHPEAYDAQAQNLAAQFIKNFESYETIVAAAVTAAGPKR from the coding sequence ATGCTTACAAAGCCATTCGAAATCCCCGGAAAACAGCTCAAGGCAGCGGGGTTAAACCTAAACAACCAGATCCATTACCAGTTGTCCCCTGATGAGCTGGTAGATGATGCGCTTATGAATCACCAGGGGAGGCTGAATGATACCGGGGCCCTGGTTATTTCTACCGGCAGGTTCACCGGACGTTCGCCCCGCGACAAATTTGTTGTGAAAGATGCTGTAACAGCAGCAACCATCGATTGGGGAAATTTTAATAACCCGATCGAGGAATTCTATTTCGACCGGATCCTGGAAGACGTGCGCAATTATTTAAACAGCCGCAAAGAGTTGTGGGTAAGAGATGCCTATGCCTGTGCCGCACCGGAATACCGGCTGAATATCCGGGTCGTAAACGAGCTGCCCTGGATGAACCTGTTCGCGCACCATCTTTTTTTACGACCTTCTGAAGAGGAGCTGGAGCATTTTGAGCCGGACTGGCATATTCTGTCCGCGCCTTCCCTGGAGCTGGATCCGGTACGTTGCGGCACCCGGCAGGGCAACACTACTGTTGTAAGCTTTAAACATAAAATGATCCTGATTGCCGGCAGTGCCTATACTGGCGAAATCAAAAAAGGGGTTTTTTCAATATTGAATTACCTGCTGCCGCAAACCCGCGGCGTGCTTAGTATGCATTGTGCCGCCAACAAGGGAAAGAAGGGTGATACAGCCCTGTTCTTCGGATTGAGCGGTACGGGAAAAACAACCCTGAGTACGGACCCGGACCGGAAACTGATCGGCGATGATGAGCATGGCTGGGATGATAACGGTGTGTTTAACTTTGAAGGAGGCTGCTATGCAAAGTGTATCGGACTTTCTGCGGAAAAGGAGCCGGAAATCTATCGTGCAGTAAGAAAAGGGGCGCTTGTTGAAAATGTTAGCTTTTTCCCGGGTACCAACCGGATCAATTTTGATGATGCTTCGGTTACTGAAAATACAAGGGTAGCCTATCCCATCGATTTTGTGGAGAACAGTGTTCCGGAAGGAACCGGTGGCATTCCCAGGAATCTATTCTTTTTAACCTGTGATGCTTATGGAGTGCTGCCGCCCATTGCCCGGCTCTCGCGCGAGCAGGCGCTGTATTATTTTATCAGCGGCTACACTGCAAAAGTAGCGGGCACTGAAACCGGGGTTACGGAACCCAAAGCTACTTTCAGTGCCTGCTTCGGTGCCCCCTTTCTGCCGCTGCATCCTGCGCGTTATGCAACGATGCTGGGCGACCGCATTGCCCAGCACGGTGTAAAAGTATGGATGGTGAATACCGGCTGGACGGGTGGCGCTTATGGCACCGGAAGCCGGATGAAACTTGCAGACTCCCGGGCAATGATCCGGGCTGCGCTGAACGGAAGCCTGGATAATGTCATTTATCACAAAGATCCTGTTTTCGGCCTGATGATACCGGGTACCTGCCCCGGTGTGGATCCGAACGTATTAAACCCGAGCCAGACGTGGCAGCACCCGGAGGCCTATGATGCCCAGGCGCAGAACCTGGCAGCACAGTTTATAAAGAACTTTGAAAGCTACGAAACTATAGTTGCAGCAGCAGTAACGGCGGCCGGACCGAAACGTTGA
- a CDS encoding homoserine dehydrogenase gives MGEHRELVIGLFGFGVVGEGLYKVLQQTPSLKASIKKVCIKHPGKKRNAPEDLFTTDRNELLNDTSINLIVEVIDDAVAGFEIVSTALKNGKDVVSSSKKMIAENLPALLQLQQKTGRSLLYESSACASIPVIRNLEEYYDNDLLHSIRAIVNGSTNFILTKIFEENLAFKDALLLAQQLGFAESDPTLDVEGYDALNKWTILLLHAYGIVAHPDHILFNGIQNIAKTDAAVAKARGQQIKLVAQAKKLINGGVGAYVLPQFVNTDSPLSFVKNEYNGVVIESGFADQQFFYGKGAGSFPTASAVLSDISALRYEYRYEYKKLYHHKPHQLNDAIYLKVFVSFTDLANIPKEDFEWIEEWHAQESRKYLSGVIALQKLKQNSWWKENSTSLIVEADGIIEDIEERKLKKKSLELAGLL, from the coding sequence ATGGGCGAACATAGAGAATTAGTGATCGGGCTATTTGGCTTTGGTGTTGTAGGAGAAGGATTGTATAAGGTATTGCAGCAAACGCCTTCTTTGAAAGCCTCGATCAAAAAAGTCTGCATCAAGCATCCCGGAAAAAAAAGAAATGCTCCGGAAGACCTGTTTACAACCGACCGCAATGAGCTGTTAAACGACACCTCCATCAACCTGATCGTAGAGGTGATCGACGACGCTGTTGCCGGCTTTGAAATTGTAAGCACTGCATTAAAAAATGGAAAGGACGTAGTTAGCTCTTCCAAAAAAATGATCGCGGAAAACCTGCCGGCGTTGCTGCAGCTGCAACAAAAAACCGGGAGGTCCCTGTTGTACGAATCCTCTGCCTGCGCCTCCATACCCGTTATCCGGAACCTGGAGGAATATTACGACAATGATCTTTTACACAGTATCCGTGCCATCGTAAACGGAAGCACCAACTTTATACTTACCAAGATCTTTGAAGAGAACCTGGCGTTTAAAGACGCGTTGCTCCTGGCGCAACAGCTGGGCTTTGCAGAAAGCGATCCCACCCTGGATGTAGAAGGATACGATGCCCTCAATAAATGGACCATCCTGCTGCTTCATGCCTATGGAATTGTGGCGCACCCGGATCATATCCTGTTTAACGGCATTCAGAATATTGCCAAAACCGACGCAGCGGTAGCCAAGGCACGCGGACAGCAGATCAAGCTGGTAGCACAAGCTAAAAAACTGATCAACGGCGGCGTGGGCGCTTATGTACTGCCCCAGTTTGTAAATACCGACAGTCCGCTGTCCTTTGTAAAAAATGAGTACAACGGTGTGGTCATCGAAAGCGGGTTTGCAGATCAGCAGTTCTTTTATGGTAAAGGTGCAGGCAGCTTTCCTACCGCTTCTGCAGTACTCAGCGATATCTCTGCCCTGCGTTATGAATACCGCTACGAGTATAAAAAACTCTACCATCACAAGCCGCATCAACTCAACGATGCCATTTACCTCAAAGTATTTGTAAGCTTCACCGACCTGGCGAATATTCCCAAAGAAGACTTCGAATGGATCGAGGAATGGCATGCCCAGGAGAGCCGCAAATATTTATCCGGCGTAATTGCATTACAGAAATTAAAACAAAATTCCTGGTGGAAAGAGAACAGCACTTCCTTAATTGTGGAAGCCGATGGCATTATTGAAGATATCGAGGAACGGAAGTTAAAGAAGAAAAGCCTGGAGCTGGCAGGGCTGCTATAA
- a CDS encoding RNA polymerase sigma factor — MLNQVQDIRDGNQKAFEAFYALWSERVFFLFLKKTGNEADAADLTQQTFIKMWQYRSGLSDTHSLETMLFQNARLVFIDWLRKEATQRKRRAVAEAFYTQSPAVLTDHEQLHLAIRRLPAMRRKVIRLKHLEGYSYKEIAVLMNLSVKTVDNHVRQALKQLRRMLTTVFFFL; from the coding sequence ATGTTGAACCAGGTACAAGATATCAGGGATGGAAACCAAAAAGCGTTCGAGGCGTTCTATGCGCTTTGGTCGGAGCGTGTTTTTTTTCTTTTTCTGAAAAAAACCGGCAACGAGGCCGATGCTGCCGACCTTACCCAACAGACGTTTATTAAGATGTGGCAATACCGCTCCGGACTCTCCGATACCCATTCATTAGAAACCATGCTGTTCCAGAATGCCCGGCTGGTATTTATCGACTGGTTGCGTAAAGAGGCCACGCAACGGAAACGCCGGGCCGTGGCCGAAGCATTTTATACACAATCCCCGGCAGTATTAACGGATCATGAACAGCTGCATCTTGCTATCCGGCGGCTGCCGGCAATGCGCCGTAAAGTGATCCGCTTAAAGCACCTGGAAGGCTATTCCTATAAAGAAATTGCTGTTTTAATGAACCTGTCGGTTAAAACAGTAGATAACCATGTGCGGCAGGCGCTGAAACAATTGCGCAGGATGCTGACCACTGTATTCTTTTTTTTATAA
- a CDS encoding O-acetylhomoserine aminocarboxypropyltransferase/cysteine synthase family protein, which translates to MSNQLHFDTLQVHAGQQPDPTTGSRAVPIYQTTSYVFKNADHAANLFGLKEFGNIYTRIMNPTTDVFEQRVAALEGGVAALATSSGQAAQFLAITNLLQAGENFVTSPFLYGGTFNQFKVSFKRLGIDVRFAADDNIDSFRPLIDDKTKAIYIETLGNPRLNVPDFEKFAALAKEYDLPLIVDNTFGAGGYLFQPLKHGANIVVEAATKWIGGHGNSIGGIIVDGGNYNWGNGKFPQFSEPSEGYHGLNFWQVFGEGNPLGLPNIAFAIRARVEGLRDFGPALSPFNSFLLLQGLETLSLRVQRTVDNALALAEWLEQHDKVEFVWYPGLESSPYHNLAKKYLTNGFGGVLQFGIKGGIENGRSFINNLKLVSHLANVGDSKTLAIHPASTTHEQLSEAERASAGVLDNLIRISLGIEHIEDIKADFEQAFAAVFNK; encoded by the coding sequence ATGAGTAACCAACTACATTTCGACACCTTGCAAGTGCATGCCGGCCAGCAACCGGATCCTACAACCGGAAGCCGTGCCGTACCGATTTACCAGACTACTTCTTATGTTTTTAAAAATGCAGATCATGCTGCCAATCTTTTTGGTTTAAAGGAATTTGGCAATATCTATACACGGATCATGAATCCGACCACCGATGTATTTGAGCAGCGGGTTGCCGCACTGGAAGGAGGCGTTGCTGCGCTGGCTACCTCATCCGGGCAGGCCGCACAATTCCTGGCCATCACCAACCTGTTGCAGGCCGGCGAAAATTTTGTCACTTCTCCTTTCTTATACGGGGGCACATTTAACCAGTTTAAAGTTTCTTTTAAACGGCTGGGTATTGACGTACGGTTTGCGGCTGATGACAATATAGACAGCTTCCGTCCGCTGATCGACGATAAAACAAAAGCCATCTATATTGAAACGCTGGGTAACCCGCGGCTGAATGTGCCCGACTTTGAAAAATTTGCCGCACTGGCAAAAGAATATGATCTGCCGCTGATCGTAGACAATACCTTCGGTGCCGGCGGTTACCTGTTCCAACCTCTTAAGCATGGCGCGAACATTGTAGTGGAAGCAGCCACCAAATGGATCGGCGGGCACGGCAACAGCATCGGCGGCATCATTGTAGACGGAGGCAATTATAATTGGGGGAACGGTAAATTCCCGCAGTTTTCCGAGCCGTCGGAAGGTTATCATGGGCTTAATTTCTGGCAGGTATTTGGAGAAGGCAACCCGCTGGGACTGCCCAATATCGCTTTTGCCATCCGCGCCCGGGTAGAAGGCCTCCGCGATTTCGGACCTGCGTTGAGCCCTTTCAATTCTTTCCTGCTGCTTCAGGGCCTGGAAACGCTTTCCCTGCGTGTACAACGCACAGTAGACAATGCCCTTGCTCTTGCAGAATGGCTGGAACAGCACGATAAAGTTGAGTTTGTATGGTACCCGGGTCTGGAAAGTAGTCCTTATCACAACCTGGCCAAAAAATATCTTACTAACGGCTTTGGCGGTGTGTTGCAATTTGGCATCAAAGGCGGAATTGAAAACGGAAGGTCCTTTATCAATAACCTGAAGCTGGTAAGCCACCTGGCAAACGTGGGCGATTCCAAAACACTGGCCATTCATCCCGCCTCTACCACACACGAGCAGCTCAGTGAAGCCGAAAGAGCCAGTGCCGGTGTATTAGACAACCTGATCCGCATCAGCCTTGGTATTGAGCATATCGAAGACATTAAAGCAGATTTTGAGCAGGCTTTTGCGGCTGTTTTTAACAAGTAA